One Candidatus Desulfatibia profunda DNA window includes the following coding sequences:
- a CDS encoding 2-oxoacid:acceptor oxidoreductase family protein, whose translation MKRDLVITNPSLGGSGYLTLVGSMANAAIKAGYYSTTYQCRGLAQAEGPMCLDIWISEKEIYGAVPQEINYMNGYDMTEIWRMFIEAGSQAEKVYSKDLTLIMDYRVIEPIAVTTSMKGPRYYSREELLEVLKKYKIAGDTLRLIVYDFSKYKQYASVLKGPYSFGVIVADLEKRNDIVKIPRKEAESAVREGAPQSGKIPQLNVEAFQRGYKDRSEANEGKVLMI comes from the coding sequence ATGAAACGAGATCTGGTAATCACCAACCCCTCACTGGGCGGTTCTGGATATCTGACCCTTGTAGGATCAATGGCAAATGCAGCCATCAAGGCGGGATATTATTCAACAACATATCAATGCAGAGGCTTAGCTCAAGCAGAAGGACCCATGTGCCTCGATATCTGGATAAGCGAAAAAGAGATCTACGGCGCCGTGCCACAGGAGATCAACTACATGAATGGTTATGACATGACCGAAATATGGCGCATGTTTATAGAGGCGGGCAGTCAAGCGGAGAAAGTATATTCAAAAGACCTCACATTGATAATGGATTACAGAGTTATTGAGCCAATCGCGGTAACGACAAGCATGAAAGGACCCAGGTACTACTCCAGAGAGGAGTTGCTCGAAGTCCTTAAAAAATATAAAATCGCGGGTGATACGCTAAGGTTAATTGTGTATGACTTTTCGAAGTACAAACAATATGCTTCGGTCTTGAAAGGCCCATATTCCTTTGGCGTAATTGTGGCTGATCTGGAGAAGCGCAACGACATTGTCAAAATTCCGAGGAAAGAAGCAGAATCAGCGGTCCGTGAAGGCGCACCTCAAAGTGGAAAGATACCTCAGCTGAACGTTGAAGCCTTTCAGAGGGGATACAAAGATCGAAGCGAGGCAAATGAAGGCAAAGTGCTTATGATTTGA